From the genome of Suricata suricatta isolate VVHF042 chromosome 3, meerkat_22Aug2017_6uvM2_HiC, whole genome shotgun sequence, one region includes:
- the CD28 gene encoding T-cell-specific surface glycoprotein CD28 isoform X2: MTEKLRLWQVPLQLPSHFGLLGEEGLEPWPTISTMILRLLLALSFFPSIQVTENKILVKQLPRLVVYNNEVNLSCKYTHNLFSKEFRASLYKGVDSAVEVCVVNGNYSHQPEFHSSTGFNCEGKLGNETVTFYLRNLFVNQTDIYFCKIEVMYPPPYIDNEKSNGTIIHVKEKHLCPAQPSPESSKPFWALVVVGGVLGFYSLLVTVALGACWMKSKRSRILQSDYMNMTPRRPGPTRKHYQPYAPARDFAAYRS, from the exons ATGACGGAGAAACTCAGACTCTGGCAGGTGCCTCTTCAGCTGCCCTCACACTTTGGGCTCCtcggggaggaggggctggagcccTGGCCCACCATTAGCACAATGATCCTCAGGCTGCTTCTGGCTCTCAGCTTCTTCCCCTCAATTCAAGTAACAG AAAACAAGATTTTGGTGAAGCAGTTGCCCAGGCTTGTGGTATACAACAACGAGGTCAACCTTAGCTGCAAGTATACTCACAACCTTTTCTCAAAGGAGTTCCGGGCATCCCTTTATAAGGGGGTAGATAGTGCTGTGGAGGTCTGCGTTGTGAATGGAAATTACTCCCATCAGCCTGAGTTCCACTCAAGTACAGGATTCAACTGTGAGGGGAAACTGGGCAATGAAACAGTGACATTCTACCTCCGGAATTTGTTTGTTAACCAAACGGATATTTACTTCTGCAAAATCGAAGTCATGTATCCACCTCCTTACATAGACAATGAGAAGAGCAATGGGACCATTATCCATGTGAAAG agaaacatcTTTGTCCAGCTCAGCCGTCTCCTGAATCTTCTAAGCCATTTTGGGCACTGGTGGTGGTTGGTGGAGTCCTAGGTTTCTATAGCTTGCTAGTAACAGTGGCTCTTGGTGCTTGCTGG ATGAAGAGTAAGAGGAGTAGGATCCTCCAGAGTGACTACATGAACATGACCCCTCGGAGACCGGGACCCACCCGAAAGCACTACCAACCCTACGCCCCAGCACGCGACTTCGCAGCATACCGTTCCTGA
- the CD28 gene encoding T-cell-specific surface glycoprotein CD28 isoform X1, whose product MTEKLRLWQVPLQLPSHFGLLGEEGLEPWPTISTMILRLLLALSFFPSIQVTGNKYVKFLRRLLSEFAMEENKILVKQLPRLVVYNNEVNLSCKYTHNLFSKEFRASLYKGVDSAVEVCVVNGNYSHQPEFHSSTGFNCEGKLGNETVTFYLRNLFVNQTDIYFCKIEVMYPPPYIDNEKSNGTIIHVKEKHLCPAQPSPESSKPFWALVVVGGVLGFYSLLVTVALGACWMKSKRSRILQSDYMNMTPRRPGPTRKHYQPYAPARDFAAYRS is encoded by the exons ATGACGGAGAAACTCAGACTCTGGCAGGTGCCTCTTCAGCTGCCCTCACACTTTGGGCTCCtcggggaggaggggctggagcccTGGCCCACCATTAGCACAATGATCCTCAGGCTGCTTCTGGCTCTCAGCTTCTTCCCCTCAATTCAAGTAACAG GGAACAAATATGTGAAGTTCTTGAGAAGGCTTCTCTCAGAATTTGCTATGGAAG AAAACAAGATTTTGGTGAAGCAGTTGCCCAGGCTTGTGGTATACAACAACGAGGTCAACCTTAGCTGCAAGTATACTCACAACCTTTTCTCAAAGGAGTTCCGGGCATCCCTTTATAAGGGGGTAGATAGTGCTGTGGAGGTCTGCGTTGTGAATGGAAATTACTCCCATCAGCCTGAGTTCCACTCAAGTACAGGATTCAACTGTGAGGGGAAACTGGGCAATGAAACAGTGACATTCTACCTCCGGAATTTGTTTGTTAACCAAACGGATATTTACTTCTGCAAAATCGAAGTCATGTATCCACCTCCTTACATAGACAATGAGAAGAGCAATGGGACCATTATCCATGTGAAAG agaaacatcTTTGTCCAGCTCAGCCGTCTCCTGAATCTTCTAAGCCATTTTGGGCACTGGTGGTGGTTGGTGGAGTCCTAGGTTTCTATAGCTTGCTAGTAACAGTGGCTCTTGGTGCTTGCTGG ATGAAGAGTAAGAGGAGTAGGATCCTCCAGAGTGACTACATGAACATGACCCCTCGGAGACCGGGACCCACCCGAAAGCACTACCAACCCTACGCCCCAGCACGCGACTTCGCAGCATACCGTTCCTGA